The Lichenihabitans psoromatis genomic interval GAAGGACCACGAAACCTTCTACGGCCGGTTCAACGCCAAGGCGGCTTGAGACGACGACCGTGTCAGGCTGAGGATGCCTCGATCCTCAGCATGACGCGGTCGAACACCCAATTATAGGCCATGGCGTAAACGATGAAGAATCCGATGCTGCCGAAATCGAGGATGAAGGCCTGCAGCAGCGTCGCGCCAGCAAAAAAATAGAACAGCGGGACCGCAAACAGCGTGATGATGAATTCGAGCCCGATCGCCTGCGCGGCGCGGGTCAGGAAGTTCCGCTGGCGGGTCGGAAACATTCGGTCGAAGAAGATCGTCCAACAATAGTTGCAGATGGTGGCGACGAC includes:
- a CDS encoding PACE efflux transporter — protein: MRSIKERIVHTLLFEIGAIASVSPAIAWMTGRSMAEASAVSLALSVVATICNYCWTIFFDRMFPTRQRNFLTRAAQAIGLEFIITLFAVPLFYFFAGATLLQAFILDFGSIGFFIVYAMAYNWVFDRVMLRIEASSA